One window of Tenacibaculum maritimum NCIMB 2154 genomic DNA carries:
- the efp gene encoding elongation factor P, whose protein sequence is MATTSDIRNGLCIRYNNDIYKIVEFLHVKPGKGPAFVRTKLKSLTNGKVVDNTFPAGRKIEDVRVETHKFQFLYPEGTTYHFMNTVDYNQITLEKAVLDAPELMKEGEIVTVIINSEDEMPLAVEMPQSVILEVTHTEPGVKGNTATNATKPATVETGARINVPLFINEGDKIKIETAKGTYQERIKA, encoded by the coding sequence ATGGCAACGACATCAGATATAAGGAATGGATTATGTATCAGGTACAATAACGATATTTATAAAATAGTAGAGTTTTTGCATGTAAAACCAGGTAAAGGACCTGCATTTGTGAGAACTAAATTAAAAAGCTTGACAAATGGAAAGGTAGTAGATAATACGTTTCCAGCAGGAAGAAAAATTGAAGATGTTCGCGTAGAAACGCATAAATTTCAGTTTTTATACCCAGAAGGAACTACGTATCATTTTATGAATACAGTTGATTATAACCAAATTACTTTAGAAAAAGCTGTATTAGATGCTCCTGAATTGATGAAAGAAGGAGAAATAGTTACTGTAATTATCAATTCTGAAGATGAGATGCCTTTGGCAGTAGAAATGCCACAGAGCGTTATTTTGGAAGTAACTCATACAGAACCAGGGGTAAAAGGAAATACAGCAACAAATGCAACGAAACCAGCAACTGTAGAAACAGGGGCTAGAATTAATGTACCTTTGTTCATTAATGAAGGAGATAAGATCAAAATAGAAACAGCTAAAGGTACATACCAAGAGCGTATAAAAGCATAA
- a CDS encoding UDP-3-O-(3-hydroxymyristoyl)glucosamine N-acyltransferase, whose product MKFKKAQTLEGIASLLDIEFVGNSNFPITGINEIHVVEKGDIVFVDHPKYYEKALNSKATTVLINKKVACPEGKSLLISKDPFRDFNKLTKHFNPFIASKSSISESANIGEGTIIQPNVFIGANVTIGKNCVLHPNVTIYNDCIIGDNVTIHANTVLGADAFYYKNRPGGFDKLISGGRVILEDHVDLGASCTIDRGVTGDTTIKEGTKIDNQVHVGHDTVIGKKCLIASQTGIAGCVVIEDEVTIWGQVGTNSGITIGRGAVILGQTGVTKSVEGGKSYFGTPISESREKLKELAKIKRFLKEQKKG is encoded by the coding sequence ATGAAATTTAAGAAAGCACAAACTTTAGAGGGAATAGCTTCTTTATTAGATATAGAATTTGTAGGGAATTCTAATTTTCCAATAACAGGAATTAATGAGATTCATGTAGTAGAAAAAGGAGATATCGTTTTTGTAGATCACCCTAAGTATTATGAAAAAGCACTGAATTCTAAAGCAACTACGGTTCTAATTAACAAAAAAGTGGCTTGCCCTGAAGGAAAATCATTGCTAATTTCGAAGGATCCATTTCGTGATTTCAATAAATTGACGAAACATTTTAATCCATTTATTGCATCTAAGAGTAGTATTTCAGAAAGTGCTAATATAGGAGAAGGAACAATAATTCAGCCAAATGTTTTTATAGGAGCTAATGTAACCATAGGAAAAAATTGTGTACTTCATCCAAACGTAACTATATACAATGATTGTATTATAGGAGATAATGTAACAATTCATGCCAATACGGTATTAGGAGCTGATGCCTTTTACTATAAAAATAGGCCGGGAGGATTTGATAAGCTTATTTCTGGAGGAAGAGTAATTCTTGAAGATCATGTAGATTTAGGAGCCTCGTGTACAATTGATAGAGGTGTTACAGGAGATACTACCATAAAAGAAGGAACCAAAATAGACAACCAAGTTCATGTAGGACACGATACAGTTATAGGGAAAAAGTGTTTGATAGCTTCTCAAACAGGTATTGCAGGTTGTGTTGTAATAGAAGATGAGGTAACTATTTGGGGGCAAGTAGGTACAAATAGCGGAATTACTATTGGTAGAGGAGCGGTTATTTTAGGTCAAACAGGAGTCACTAAATCAGTTGAAGGAGGAAAATCCTATTTTGGAACTCCTATATCAGAGTCTAGAGAGAAGCTAAAAGAATTGGCAAAAATTAAGCGATTTTTAAAGGAACAAAAAAAAGGATAA
- the sucD gene encoding succinate--CoA ligase subunit alpha has translation MSVLVNKDSKIIVQGFTGSEGTFHAGQMIDYGTNVVGGVTPGKGGQEHLGKPVFNTVEQAVKEVEADTSIIFVPPAFAADAIMEAADAGIKVIICITEGIPTADMVKVKNYIDTKDCTLVGPNCPGVITPEEAKVGIMPGFIFKKGNVGIVSKSGTLTYEAADQVVKQGFGITTAIGIGGDPIIGTTTKEAVELLMNDDETDAIVMIGEIGGNLEAEAAKWIKKDGNRKPVVGFIAGQTAPAGRTMGHAGAIVGGADDTAQAKMKILAENGVHVVSSPAKIGEMVAKVLKVLA, from the coding sequence ATGAGTGTTTTAGTAAATAAAGATTCAAAAATTATAGTACAAGGTTTTACTGGTAGTGAAGGAACTTTCCATGCTGGTCAAATGATTGATTACGGAACCAATGTTGTTGGTGGTGTAACTCCAGGAAAAGGAGGACAAGAGCATTTAGGGAAACCTGTATTTAATACAGTTGAACAAGCTGTGAAAGAAGTAGAAGCGGATACGTCTATTATTTTTGTACCACCAGCGTTTGCTGCGGATGCAATAATGGAAGCCGCAGACGCAGGAATTAAAGTAATCATTTGTATTACTGAAGGAATTCCTACAGCTGATATGGTAAAAGTTAAAAACTATATTGATACTAAAGACTGTACATTGGTTGGTCCAAATTGCCCAGGTGTTATTACTCCTGAAGAAGCTAAAGTTGGGATTATGCCAGGATTTATCTTCAAAAAAGGAAATGTAGGTATTGTTTCTAAATCAGGTACTTTAACTTATGAAGCAGCTGATCAAGTGGTAAAGCAAGGGTTTGGTATTACAACAGCTATTGGTATTGGAGGAGATCCTATTATAGGAACTACTACTAAGGAAGCTGTAGAGTTGTTGATGAATGATGACGAAACAGATGCTATCGTAATGATTGGAGAAATAGGAGGTAACCTAGAAGCAGAAGCGGCTAAATGGATTAAGAAAGATGGTAATCGTAAACCTGTTGTTGGTTTTATAGCAGGGCAAACAGCACCAGCAGGTAGAACTATGGGACATGCAGGAGCTATTGTGGGAGGAGCTGATGATACAGCGCAAGCAAAAATGAAAATTTTAGCAGAAAATGGAGTACATGTAGTAAGTTCGCCAGCGAAAATTGGAGAAATGGTAGCTAAAGTCTTAAAAGTTTTAGCATAA
- a CDS encoding M16 family metallopeptidase, which yields MRRIIQLFSVCFLFISYTSCKTNEVPNSTETKVKEHIDQKGFKYETVTNDPTKLRLYTLNNGLKVYLSKNVEEPKVQTYIAVRAGSNYDPKESTGLAHYLEHMVFKGTHKIGTINWEKEKEYLEKISTLYEKHRKEKDSAKKLAIYKEIDKISLEASNYSVANEYDKMTASLGATGTNAHTWFEETVYKNKIPANELDKWLALEAERFSTLVLRLFHTELEAVFEEFNRGQDNDFRKSYAAMLDGLFPNHPYGQQTTIGKGEHLKNPSMVDIHNYFNKYYVPNNMAIVLVGDLDFEKTIEKVNETFGKFKKKELKHPVLPKEKPIEKIVVREVFGPTSESVSIAYRSGGIHTEDKKYVTLCDMIMANGNAGLIDLNLNQKQLVQRAGSSPTFLNDYGYHSFTGSPKSGQTLDQVKDLLLEQIEKLKGGEFEEWMIQAVINDLKLSQTKEYENNTALAGAYFNAFIHHENWIDNINFLNDLKKISKKELVDFANKFYRDNYVITYKRKGEDKNIVKVENPGITPVNLNRDKSSAFLLAFNETISNPLKPKYIDYKKEIKKAKMSNGIDVSYILNEKNDLFDLNIIFDMGKDNDKKISLAAGYLEYLGTDIYTAEQIKKEFYKLGIKYYVRAQDDKTYVGLEGLKENLPDGLKLLEHLWDNAKADPIAYDKYVEKIYKSRQDGKTQKGNILWSGLMSYGRYGENSRLRDIMQFDELKLIKPEELVALIKKMKNYKQRIFYYGKDIQNAIETLNEYHQVKEGFKEYPKAKKYTEVETGGNVYFTDYDMVQTELLFLAKGNPFKPENMAASTLFNTYFGSGLSSIVFQEIRESKSLAYSAFAGYGNANKKEAPDFVYAYVGTQANKLAQAVEAMMELMNSMPEAEKQFNAAKKATLKKIAAQRITKSAIFWNYERLQKLGIDNDNREEIYRAIKNMTLNDLKDFFNKNIKGESYNVMVIGNKKGLDVKSLERLGKVTELDIDYLFNYVNKKKVEM from the coding sequence ATGAGAAGAATAATTCAATTATTTAGCGTATGCTTTCTTTTTATAAGCTACACGAGTTGTAAAACAAATGAAGTGCCTAATTCAACAGAAACAAAAGTAAAAGAACATATTGATCAAAAAGGGTTCAAGTATGAAACAGTTACAAATGACCCAACTAAGTTACGGTTATATACTTTAAACAATGGCTTGAAAGTATATTTAAGTAAAAACGTTGAGGAACCTAAGGTACAAACATACATAGCGGTTCGCGCTGGCTCTAATTATGATCCTAAAGAATCAACAGGATTGGCGCACTATTTAGAGCATATGGTGTTTAAGGGAACTCATAAAATAGGTACGATTAATTGGGAAAAAGAAAAGGAATATCTAGAGAAGATTTCTACGTTATACGAAAAACATAGAAAAGAGAAAGATAGCGCTAAAAAATTAGCGATTTATAAAGAGATTGATAAGATTTCGTTAGAAGCATCTAACTACTCTGTAGCAAATGAGTATGATAAAATGACAGCTTCTTTAGGAGCAACAGGTACGAATGCCCATACTTGGTTTGAGGAAACAGTTTATAAAAATAAAATACCAGCAAATGAATTGGATAAATGGTTAGCCTTAGAGGCAGAGCGCTTTAGTACATTAGTACTGCGTTTATTTCATACTGAATTGGAAGCTGTTTTTGAAGAGTTTAATAGAGGACAAGATAATGATTTTAGAAAGAGTTATGCTGCTATGTTAGATGGTTTATTTCCTAATCATCCATATGGTCAGCAAACTACTATTGGTAAAGGAGAGCACCTAAAAAACCCTTCTATGGTAGATATCCATAACTATTTTAATAAGTATTATGTACCTAATAATATGGCAATAGTATTGGTAGGTGATTTAGACTTTGAAAAAACAATAGAAAAAGTTAATGAAACGTTTGGTAAGTTTAAAAAGAAAGAATTAAAGCATCCTGTACTTCCAAAAGAAAAACCAATTGAAAAAATAGTTGTAAGAGAGGTGTTTGGACCAACTTCAGAGTCGGTCTCTATAGCATATAGGTCGGGAGGAATACACACGGAAGATAAAAAATATGTGACTCTTTGTGATATGATTATGGCAAATGGCAATGCAGGTTTAATTGATTTAAATTTGAATCAAAAACAACTTGTCCAAAGAGCAGGATCTTCTCCAACTTTTCTAAATGATTACGGATATCATTCTTTTACAGGAAGTCCTAAATCTGGACAAACTTTAGATCAAGTAAAGGATTTATTATTAGAGCAAATAGAGAAACTTAAAGGAGGAGAGTTTGAAGAGTGGATGATTCAAGCTGTTATAAACGATCTTAAGTTGAGTCAAACAAAAGAATATGAGAATAATACAGCTTTGGCAGGAGCATATTTTAATGCCTTTATCCATCATGAAAACTGGATTGATAACATTAACTTTTTAAATGATCTTAAGAAGATTTCTAAAAAAGAATTGGTTGATTTTGCGAATAAGTTTTATAGAGATAATTATGTGATCACCTATAAGCGTAAAGGAGAAGATAAAAATATAGTAAAAGTGGAAAATCCAGGAATTACTCCAGTAAATTTAAATAGGGATAAAAGTTCTGCTTTTTTACTAGCTTTTAATGAGACAATTTCAAATCCACTAAAACCGAAATATATTGATTATAAGAAGGAGATAAAAAAGGCTAAAATGTCAAATGGAATAGATGTTTCCTATATTTTAAACGAAAAGAATGACTTGTTTGATCTGAATATTATTTTTGATATGGGAAAAGATAATGATAAAAAAATTAGCCTTGCTGCTGGATATTTAGAGTATTTAGGAACAGACATATATACAGCTGAACAAATTAAAAAGGAATTTTATAAATTAGGAATTAAGTACTATGTTAGAGCACAGGATGATAAAACCTATGTAGGTCTAGAGGGATTAAAGGAAAATTTGCCTGATGGATTAAAGTTATTGGAACATTTATGGGATAATGCTAAAGCAGATCCAATTGCATATGATAAGTATGTTGAGAAAATTTATAAAAGCAGGCAAGATGGAAAAACTCAAAAAGGAAATATTCTTTGGAGTGGTTTAATGAGCTACGGTAGGTATGGAGAAAATTCTCGACTGCGAGATATTATGCAATTTGATGAATTAAAATTGATAAAACCAGAAGAGTTAGTGGCTTTAATAAAGAAAATGAAAAACTATAAGCAGCGTATTTTTTATTATGGAAAAGATATTCAAAATGCCATAGAAACTTTAAATGAGTACCACCAAGTAAAAGAAGGATTTAAAGAATATCCAAAAGCTAAAAAGTACACAGAAGTTGAAACAGGAGGGAATGTTTATTTCACAGATTATGATATGGTGCAAACAGAATTACTTTTCTTAGCGAAAGGGAATCCTTTTAAGCCTGAAAATATGGCAGCATCAACATTGTTTAATACCTATTTTGGTAGTGGTTTATCTTCCATTGTATTTCAAGAAATTAGAGAGAGTAAGTCGTTGGCGTATTCAGCTTTTGCAGGATATGGAAATGCTAATAAAAAGGAAGCCCCAGATTTTGTATATGCTTATGTAGGAACGCAAGCTAATAAGTTAGCGCAAGCTGTTGAAGCAATGATGGAGCTTATGAATAGTATGCCTGAAGCTGAAAAGCAATTTAATGCAGCGAAAAAAGCAACTTTGAAAAAGATAGCCGCTCAAAGAATTACAAAATCGGCTATTTTTTGGAATTATGAAAGGTTACAGAAATTAGGTATTGATAATGATAATCGAGAAGAAATATACAGAGCTATTAAGAATATGACATTAAATGATTTAAAAGATTTCTTTAACAAAAACATCAAGGGAGAATCATATAATGTAATGGTCATAGGAAATAAAAAAGGCTTGGATGTAAAATCTTTGGAGAGGTTAGGAAAGGTTACAGAATTAGATATTGATTATTTATTCAACTATGTAAACAAAAAAAAAGTTGAAATGTAG
- the ttcA gene encoding tRNA 2-thiocytidine(32) synthetase TtcA, translated as MEDIKQVKKKLQRGTAEAINQFSMIDEGDRIMVCLSGGKDSYTLLDMLLHFQKVAPISFEIIAVNLDQKQPGFPEETLPKYLEELKVPYKIIEKNTYKVVMEKTPEGKTTCSLCSRLRRGTLYEAAKDLNCNKLALGHHRNDILETFFLNLFFSGKIETMPPKFKNDAGDLIVLRPLAFCKENDIASYANAMNFPIIPCNLCGSQENLQRKKVKQMMSNWETEFPNRNAIMMNALQNVFPSHLLDHNLYDFKNLEDTIKEPLLE; from the coding sequence ATGGAAGATATAAAGCAGGTTAAAAAAAAGCTACAACGCGGAACGGCAGAAGCGATCAATCAATTTTCAATGATTGATGAAGGAGATAGAATTATGGTTTGTTTATCTGGTGGAAAAGATAGCTATACACTTTTGGATATGTTATTACATTTTCAAAAAGTAGCGCCTATTTCTTTTGAAATCATAGCGGTTAATTTAGATCAAAAGCAGCCTGGTTTTCCAGAAGAAACACTTCCCAAGTATTTAGAGGAATTAAAAGTTCCTTATAAAATCATAGAGAAAAATACGTATAAAGTTGTCATGGAAAAAACGCCAGAAGGAAAAACTACTTGCAGTCTTTGTTCTAGACTCCGCAGAGGTACTTTATACGAAGCTGCTAAAGATTTAAATTGTAATAAATTAGCTTTAGGGCACCATCGAAATGATATTTTAGAAACGTTTTTCTTAAATTTATTTTTTTCAGGAAAGATAGAAACAATGCCACCTAAATTTAAAAATGATGCCGGCGATTTAATTGTCTTAAGACCTTTGGCTTTTTGTAAGGAAAATGATATAGCTTCGTATGCAAATGCAATGAATTTTCCTATTATTCCTTGTAATTTATGCGGTTCTCAAGAAAATTTACAGCGTAAAAAAGTGAAGCAAATGATGAGCAATTGGGAAACTGAATTTCCTAATAGAAATGCCATCATGATGAATGCTTTACAAAATGTATTTCCTTCTCATTTATTAGATCATAATTTATACGACTTTAAAAACTTAGAAGACACAATCAAAGAACCTTTATTAGAGTAG
- a CDS encoding class I SAM-dependent methyltransferase: MNEFQQLKDTLSKSVLENNFVKLTLSKPIRKSDGLPNVYIRLVRIKGAEMLQFTYHYTTNDRVKNYTIQEAIAELTLLLIENFRAATLFTLKNDLLVFISKKKKVSYKLNAASFKNKLPETHDKPKERLAKASSYLYYLGVIDKEGRIVHKMADKYRQINKYLEIIEGLLKSVKLPKHIHIVDMGSGKGYLTFALYDYLVHQKKYNATVTGIELRKNLVDYCNEIAVKNEFTNLSFVAQPIETYDTNKIDILIALHACDTATDDAIYKGLSAKAELIICAPCCHKQIRQQVKGKEQESPLLKYGIFKERQFEMVTDTIRALILEKYNYNTKVFEFISNEHTRKNVMLVGAKSSKKNDIAKISTKIGSLKAAYGIEKHYLETLL, from the coding sequence ATGAATGAGTTCCAACAATTAAAAGACACCTTAAGTAAAAGTGTTTTAGAAAATAACTTTGTAAAGCTAACATTAAGTAAACCGATACGTAAAAGTGATGGTTTGCCAAATGTGTATATTCGATTGGTAAGAATTAAAGGTGCAGAAATGTTACAATTCACATATCATTATACCACAAATGATCGCGTAAAAAATTACACGATACAGGAAGCTATTGCAGAATTAACGTTGTTATTAATAGAAAATTTTCGAGCAGCAACATTATTTACACTAAAAAATGATTTATTGGTTTTTATTTCTAAGAAAAAGAAAGTATCCTATAAGTTAAATGCAGCTAGCTTTAAAAATAAATTACCAGAAACTCATGATAAACCTAAAGAACGATTGGCAAAAGCAAGTAGTTATTTATATTATTTAGGCGTTATTGATAAAGAGGGGAGGATTGTTCATAAAATGGCGGATAAATATCGGCAAATTAACAAATATTTAGAAATTATTGAAGGACTGCTAAAGTCTGTAAAATTACCTAAACATATCCATATTGTAGATATGGGATCAGGTAAAGGCTATTTAACTTTCGCTCTGTATGATTATTTGGTACATCAAAAAAAATACAACGCAACTGTTACAGGAATTGAATTGAGAAAAAATTTAGTAGATTATTGTAATGAGATAGCAGTGAAAAATGAATTCACGAATTTATCATTTGTAGCGCAACCAATTGAAACGTATGATACCAATAAGATAGATATTCTCATCGCATTGCACGCGTGTGATACCGCTACAGATGATGCTATTTATAAGGGATTATCAGCTAAAGCTGAGCTAATTATTTGCGCTCCTTGCTGCCACAAGCAAATTAGGCAGCAAGTAAAAGGTAAAGAGCAAGAAAGTCCCTTATTAAAATACGGAATATTTAAAGAGCGTCAGTTTGAAATGGTCACAGATACTATTCGTGCTTTAATTTTAGAAAAATATAACTACAATACGAAGGTTTTTGAATTTATAAGTAATGAGCACACACGTAAAAATGTAATGTTAGTGGGTGCTAAATCATCAAAAAAGAATGATATCGCTAAAATAAGTACCAAAATAGGAAGTTTAAAAGCTGCTTATGGAATAGAAAAACATTACTTAGAAACTCTTTTGTAA
- a CDS encoding Crp/Fnr family transcriptional regulator, with the protein MITYQMMEKELSSIFNTLALSESELNLIAKNFVKINFKKGDIVLRSNEEVKYQYYILEGCLRTFFIDKKGKEHTMQFAINDWWISDYIGYFSATKSVLTIECIENATLLRVTKEAVEKTYDSIPKIERFFRKKMERAFVSFQRRILSNLSQSAKERYINFTETYPNIEQHVKNYHIASYLGITTESLSRIRKEILSK; encoded by the coding sequence GTGATTACATATCAAATGATGGAAAAAGAATTATCATCAATCTTTAATACCTTGGCACTTTCAGAAAGTGAATTAAACCTTATTGCTAAAAACTTTGTAAAAATAAATTTTAAGAAAGGGGATATCGTATTGCGTAGTAATGAAGAAGTAAAATATCAGTATTATATATTAGAAGGTTGCTTAAGAACATTTTTTATAGATAAGAAAGGGAAAGAACATACTATGCAATTTGCTATAAATGATTGGTGGATTAGTGACTATATAGGGTATTTTTCAGCAACAAAATCTGTTTTAACAATAGAGTGTATAGAAAATGCAACTTTACTAAGAGTAACCAAAGAAGCAGTAGAAAAAACATATGATTCTATTCCTAAAATAGAGCGTTTTTTTCGAAAAAAAATGGAAAGAGCTTTTGTAAGTTTCCAAAGAAGGATTTTATCAAATTTATCTCAATCAGCAAAAGAGCGGTATATCAATTTTACAGAAACATATCCAAATATAGAGCAACACGTAAAAAATTATCACATTGCTTCTTATTTAGGAATTACTACCGAAAGTTTAAGTAGAATACGAAAAGAGATTCTGTCAAAGTAA
- a CDS encoding NAD(P)H-binding protein produces MKKTAIILGATGLTGSFLLNNLLVDERYDTIKLFSRRSIGRKHPKIKEYIIDVLNLQESKKDFIGDEVFCCIGTTAKKTKRKSIYRKIDIGIPAAAAKLARENKINTFIVISAMGANEKSKFFYNRVKGEMEKIILEEGIKYTYILRPSLIIGKRKENRFGEDLGNLFAKVLNPFLLGSLKNYRAISAKTIAKAMQVLAESKPKEIKILLSSEIYTITTY; encoded by the coding sequence GTGAAAAAAACAGCAATAATACTCGGTGCTACGGGGTTAACAGGAAGTTTTCTGTTAAACAATCTCCTTGTAGATGAAAGGTATGATACCATCAAATTGTTTTCAAGAAGAAGTATAGGGAGAAAACACCCAAAAATAAAAGAATACATCATTGACGTTTTAAATTTACAAGAGTCAAAAAAGGATTTCATTGGAGATGAAGTGTTTTGTTGTATAGGAACTACGGCAAAAAAAACAAAAAGGAAATCTATTTATAGAAAGATTGATATAGGTATTCCAGCGGCAGCAGCAAAACTAGCGAGAGAAAATAAAATTAATACTTTTATTGTCATCTCTGCTATGGGAGCTAACGAAAAAAGCAAGTTCTTTTATAATCGTGTAAAAGGTGAAATGGAGAAAATTATTTTAGAAGAAGGTATCAAATATACCTATATTTTAAGGCCTTCTTTAATTATAGGAAAAAGAAAAGAAAATAGATTTGGAGAAGATTTAGGAAATTTGTTTGCTAAGGTGTTGAACCCTTTTTTATTAGGTAGTTTGAAGAACTATAGAGCAATTTCGGCAAAAACAATAGCAAAAGCAATGCAGGTATTAGCAGAAAGCAAACCCAAAGAAATAAAAATACTCTTATCGAGTGAAATATATACGATAACAACTTATTAA
- a CDS encoding nitroreductase family protein, translated as MELLDKLNWRYAAKAMNGEKVAEEKINNIIEAASLAPTSSGLQPFEILIVKNQEIKEKIRPVSWNQSIITDCSHLLVFAAWDTYTAERINKMFDLTNEIRGFKNEGWENYRQMLLESYPQRDEEENFNHAAKQAYIALSQAIAAAAFEGVDCTPVEGFDPNAVDEILNLREKGLRSCVMLPVGYRDAANDWLVNLPKVRKPKKDLVTVLD; from the coding sequence ATGGAATTATTAGATAAATTAAATTGGCGCTATGCAGCCAAAGCGATGAACGGAGAAAAAGTTGCTGAAGAAAAAATCAATAATATTATTGAAGCAGCTTCTTTGGCACCTACTTCAAGTGGACTACAACCTTTTGAAATTCTTATTGTTAAAAATCAAGAAATTAAAGAAAAAATTAGACCAGTATCATGGAATCAATCAATTATAACAGATTGTTCTCATTTACTTGTTTTTGCAGCTTGGGATACTTATACGGCAGAGCGTATTAATAAAATGTTTGATTTGACTAACGAAATCAGAGGTTTTAAAAACGAAGGATGGGAAAATTATCGTCAAATGCTATTAGAGAGTTATCCACAACGAGATGAAGAAGAAAACTTCAATCATGCGGCAAAACAAGCTTATATAGCATTGTCGCAAGCAATAGCTGCTGCTGCATTTGAAGGAGTAGATTGTACACCAGTAGAAGGATTTGATCCTAATGCAGTAGATGAAATTTTAAATTTAAGAGAAAAAGGGTTAAGAAGTTGTGTAATGCTTCCTGTAGGATACAGAGATGCAGCTAATGATTGGTTAGTGAATTTACCAAAAGTTAGAAAACCTAAAAAAGATCTAGTAACTGTTTTAGATTAA
- a CDS encoding DUF2834 domain-containing protein: MKRKHIYLALAVLGVCYTWYYNIQYFQVGDNPSFMNFFQLAKSNLPGQSLAADLSVVVLTFFVLYIPDAIKLKIKFWWVLIPLTFIIAIAFTFPLYLYLRESALEKLKLEN; the protein is encoded by the coding sequence ATGAAACGTAAACATATTTATTTAGCCTTGGCAGTTTTAGGAGTTTGCTATACTTGGTATTATAATATCCAATATTTTCAAGTAGGAGACAATCCTTCTTTTATGAATTTTTTTCAATTAGCAAAGTCTAATTTACCAGGACAATCATTAGCAGCAGATTTATCAGTAGTAGTACTTACATTTTTTGTGCTTTATATTCCTGATGCAATTAAGTTAAAAATAAAATTTTGGTGGGTTTTAATACCACTTACTTTTATCATAGCTATTGCATTTACTTTTCCATTGTATTTATATCTAAGAGAAAGTGCTTTAGAAAAGCTAAAATTAGAAAACTAA
- a CDS encoding type 1 glutamine amidotransferase domain-containing protein, with the protein MKNIVIVILAMTLLSSCRGKDKEKGQQKNNNQESIIKMKKVLFVLTSHEDLGTTGHKTGFWIEEFAAPYYKLKDEGIEITLASPKGGQPPIDPKSNEPDFQTPATVRFNNDKETQAILAQTVKLETVKEADYDAIFYPGGHGPLWDLAEDKNSIALIESFYNNGKPVAAVCHAPAVFKHTKRADGKPLVSGKKITGFSNSEEDAVQLTSIVPFLVEDMLQANEGIYSKGADWGAYMVEDGNLITGQNPASSELVAEKLMTKL; encoded by the coding sequence ATGAAAAATATAGTCATCGTAATTTTAGCAATGACACTTTTAAGTTCTTGTAGAGGTAAGGATAAAGAAAAAGGGCAACAGAAAAATAATAATCAAGAAAGCATAATTAAAATGAAAAAAGTACTATTTGTATTAACAAGTCATGAAGATTTAGGAACTACAGGGCATAAAACAGGTTTTTGGATTGAAGAGTTTGCAGCTCCATATTATAAATTAAAGGATGAAGGAATTGAAATAACATTAGCTTCTCCAAAAGGAGGGCAACCTCCAATTGATCCGAAAAGCAATGAGCCTGATTTTCAAACACCAGCTACCGTACGCTTCAATAATGACAAAGAAACACAGGCTATTTTAGCCCAAACGGTAAAATTAGAAACGGTAAAGGAAGCAGATTACGATGCTATTTTTTATCCAGGGGGGCATGGTCCTTTGTGGGATTTAGCAGAAGATAAAAATTCTATAGCGTTAATAGAATCTTTTTACAATAATGGAAAGCCTGTTGCTGCGGTTTGTCATGCACCAGCAGTATTTAAACATACAAAAAGAGCTGATGGAAAACCTTTAGTGAGTGGTAAAAAAATAACTGGCTTTTCAAATTCAGAGGAAGATGCTGTACAACTAACATCAATAGTACCTTTTTTAGTAGAAGATATGTTGCAAGCTAATGAAGGAATTTATTCTAAAGGAGCTGATTGGGGAGCTTATATGGTAGAAGACGGAAATCTAATTACTGGTCAAAATCCAGCCTCTTCTGAATTAGTAGCAGAAAAGTTAATGACTAAGTTATAA